In one Cytophagia bacterium CHB2 genomic region, the following are encoded:
- a CDS encoding ATP-grasp domain-containing protein, which yields MAILAAWDARFCPSPKRLRHNFRRHKNRDDFLQSTVRHSINLLFTSVGRRVELLRAFKSAYQALELEGHIIGLDIDPIAPALNVADCSYIVPRLSHPDYLKTLVQICQHEKVGLIFPLIDPDIPFLAKHREQLAGIGAQAVVVPAEAATITTDKWQTGRFFRNLNLATPRSWLPEQAHAIEVDYPLFIKPRSGSASNHAYKVKNERELKFFLDYVPDPIIQEYLTGAEITNDVVCDLNGEIISVVSRRRLEVRWGEVAKGVTVYDPKVTEACITIVQALHAIGPITVQCILKDGIPYFTEINARVGGGAPLGIAAGADWPKWFLAKFAGIPLKIPPLGSYQHGLYLTRFDDSFFLSETHVEKMASRHL from the coding sequence ATGGCTATCTTGGCCGCATGGGACGCACGGTTCTGCCCAAGCCCAAAAAGGCTACGACATAACTTTAGGCGCCATAAAAATAGGGATGATTTCTTGCAGTCAACCGTGAGACATTCAATCAATCTTCTTTTCACGAGCGTGGGACGCCGAGTCGAGCTGCTTCGAGCGTTCAAAAGCGCTTATCAAGCTCTGGAGCTGGAAGGGCATATTATCGGATTAGATATCGACCCAATAGCGCCGGCCCTAAACGTCGCCGACTGCTCTTATATCGTTCCGCGCCTCAGCCATCCGGATTACCTGAAAACGCTTGTCCAAATTTGTCAGCATGAAAAAGTGGGTCTGATTTTTCCGCTGATTGATCCCGACATTCCCTTTCTGGCCAAACATCGAGAACAGCTTGCCGGGATCGGCGCTCAAGCCGTGGTTGTCCCCGCAGAAGCGGCAACGATCACCACAGACAAATGGCAAACCGGGCGTTTTTTCCGGAATTTAAATTTGGCCACACCCAGATCATGGTTGCCTGAGCAAGCGCACGCCATCGAAGTCGATTATCCCCTGTTCATCAAGCCGCGAAGCGGTAGCGCCTCCAATCACGCCTACAAAGTGAAAAATGAGAGAGAGCTGAAATTTTTCCTGGACTATGTGCCTGATCCGATCATCCAAGAATATCTCACAGGGGCGGAAATCACCAATGACGTCGTTTGCGATCTGAATGGTGAAATCATTTCCGTTGTGTCACGGCGACGCCTCGAAGTGCGCTGGGGCGAGGTGGCCAAAGGCGTCACCGTTTACGATCCCAAGGTGACCGAGGCGTGCATCACGATTGTGCAAGCTTTACACGCCATCGGTCCGATTACGGTGCAATGCATCTTGAAAGACGGCATCCCTTATTTTACTGAAATCAATGCCCGCGTCGGTGGTGGCGCGCCTTTGGGCATCGCTGCCGGAGCAGATTGGCCGAAGTGGTTCTTGGCAAAATTTGCCGGAATTCCCCTGAAGATTCCGCCTTTGGGAAGTTACCAACACGGCCTCTATTTGACCCGGTTTGACGATTCTTTCTTTTTATCTGAGACGCACGTTGAGAAAATGGCAAGCCGTCATCTTTGA
- a CDS encoding HAD family hydrolase, translating to MTILSFYLRRTLRKWQAVIFDLDDTLYPERDYVLSGFRSVAIWAETRLGIPAAPGFAELERLFDQGVRGKTFDLWLASHHLEANRIIPELVQVYRNHEPNLAPLPEVAALLSSLKNTYQLGLLSDGYLEVQQRKLYALRLTHYFDAVVFSDEWGRDAWKPAVKPFAEILARLRTEAGASIYVGDNPTKDFLGARELGMFTIWVKLPEGLYTALEPPTPAHAPDLTLESLVELKPFLDGRITKASK from the coding sequence TTGACGATTCTTTCTTTTTATCTGAGACGCACGTTGAGAAAATGGCAAGCCGTCATCTTTGATCTCGATGACACCCTCTATCCGGAGCGCGACTATGTTTTGAGCGGATTTCGCAGCGTCGCGATTTGGGCGGAAACCCGCCTTGGCATTCCCGCCGCGCCAGGTTTCGCCGAATTAGAAAGGTTATTCGATCAGGGCGTGCGTGGCAAAACGTTTGATCTCTGGCTCGCCTCGCACCACCTCGAAGCGAACCGTATTATTCCGGAATTAGTTCAGGTCTACAGAAATCACGAACCCAATTTAGCGCCGTTGCCCGAAGTGGCTGCTTTGCTTTCGTCGCTGAAAAATACTTACCAGTTGGGTCTTCTCAGTGATGGCTACCTTGAAGTGCAGCAACGCAAACTTTACGCTTTACGCCTGACGCATTATTTCGATGCCGTCGTCTTTTCGGATGAATGGGGGCGCGACGCCTGGAAGCCTGCTGTCAAGCCTTTTGCAGAAATCCTGGCGCGTCTGCGGACGGAGGCCGGCGCCTCGATCTACGTCGGCGATAATCCAACCAAAGATTTTCTCGGCGCGAGGGAGCTCGGCATGTTCACGATTTGGGTCAAACTGCCGGAAGGCCTTTACACCGCACTGGAGCCGCCAACACCTGCGCATGCTCCCGATCTTACGCTGGAATCCTTAGTGGAATTGAAACCTTTCTTGGATGGCAGAATTACAAAAGCTTCCAAGTAA
- a CDS encoding glycosyltransferase, with translation MRILQVVQKPQRRGAEVFAFQLSQELKRQGHETRLVYLYPHEETCALPLAHSDRLLNGKPNHPFEKFPGINPFLLRRLLHAIDEFKPDVVQVNGARTVKYGAFASYSCRDASWALIYRNIGNPSDWLHGWHYRMFYQKLVMPRLHGVVGVSRKTLQAVKDFYGISVPIKNIPRAVDPASLVPTISRDTVRRQTKTPNDAPVLIFVGSLAPEKRLDRLLRLTQQVRLQMPKLHLWLIGSGPLQSTLRQQAHSLGIAESVRFLGVQSNVADYLNAADLFVLTSDTEGIPGVILEAGLLGLAVVATRVGGVPECVLDGDTGILVDRQDEQRLAEVVCDLLHDSARRHKLGARAKNWVGANFTIDKITGDYVEFYQQVLAFRHRLAPTIGALHRELA, from the coding sequence TTGCGCATTCTCCAAGTCGTCCAAAAACCTCAACGCCGCGGCGCGGAAGTTTTTGCCTTTCAGCTTAGCCAAGAACTAAAACGGCAGGGACATGAGACGCGTCTCGTCTATTTATATCCGCATGAAGAGACCTGCGCTCTACCGTTGGCTCATAGTGATCGCTTGCTGAACGGCAAACCGAACCACCCATTTGAAAAATTTCCCGGCATCAATCCCTTTTTGCTGCGCCGGCTCTTGCATGCCATCGACGAATTCAAGCCCGACGTGGTGCAGGTCAACGGCGCACGGACGGTAAAATATGGCGCATTTGCCAGCTACTCATGCCGTGACGCTTCCTGGGCTTTGATTTATCGCAATATTGGCAATCCCAGTGATTGGCTTCACGGTTGGCATTACCGGATGTTTTATCAGAAGCTGGTCATGCCCAGATTGCACGGTGTGGTAGGGGTGAGCCGTAAAACGTTGCAAGCCGTCAAAGACTTCTATGGGATTTCGGTTCCCATCAAGAATATTCCACGCGCCGTCGATCCGGCGAGCCTGGTCCCAACAATATCGCGTGATACCGTGCGCCGTCAAACAAAAACTCCTAATGATGCGCCGGTGCTGATCTTTGTCGGCAGCCTGGCCCCCGAAAAACGATTAGACCGCCTTTTGCGCCTGACACAACAGGTGCGCTTGCAAATGCCAAAACTTCACCTTTGGTTGATTGGGTCTGGTCCACTGCAATCTACTTTACGGCAGCAAGCACATTCTCTTGGCATCGCAGAGAGCGTACGGTTTTTGGGCGTACAAAGCAACGTGGCGGACTATCTCAATGCCGCCGATCTTTTTGTGCTCACCAGCGATACGGAGGGAATCCCCGGCGTAATTTTGGAAGCCGGCTTATTGGGTCTTGCGGTGGTGGCTACGCGGGTCGGCGGGGTTCCGGAGTGTGTTTTGGACGGAGACACCGGAATTCTGGTTGATCGGCAGGATGAGCAGAGATTGGCCGAAGTCGTTTGCGACTTGCTGCATGATTCAGCCAGAAGACACAAACTGGGAGCACGGGCAAAAAATTGGGTTGGGGCGAACTTCACGATCGATAAAATTACCGGCGATTACGTCGAATTTTATCAACAGGTCCTGGCATTTCGCCACCGACTCGCCCCGACCATTGGCGCATTGCATCGTGAATTGGCGTGA